The Triticum dicoccoides isolate Atlit2015 ecotype Zavitan chromosome 6A, WEW_v2.0, whole genome shotgun sequence genome has a window encoding:
- the LOC119319132 gene encoding glycerate dehydrogenase, translating to MAKPISIEVWNPSGKYRVVSTKSMPGTRWIKLLTGNDCRLEICTEKKTILSVDDILALIGDHCHGVIGQLTEDWGEVLFSALKRAGGTAFSNMAVGYNNVDVDAANRNGIAIGNTPGVLTETTAELAASLSVAAARRIVEADQFMRAGLYDGWLPHLFVGNLLKGQTVGVIGAGRIGSAYARMMIEGFKMNLIYFDLYQSTRLEKFVTAYGQFLKANGEQPVTWKRASSMEEVLREADVISLHPVLDKTTYHLINPERLAMMKKEAVLVNASRGPVIDEVALVEHLRANPMFRVGLDVFEDEPYMKPGLAEMKNAVVVPHIASASKWTREGMATLAALNVLGKIKGYPVWGNPNAVEPFLDEKAAPPPACPSIVNAKQLGLPSSKL from the exons ATGGCGAAGCCGATATCGATAGAGGTGTGGAACCCCAGCGGCAAGTACCGCGTGGTGAGCACCAAGTCCATGCCCGGCACCCGCTGGATCAAGCTCCTCACTGGCAACGACTGCCGCCTCGAG ATATGCACGGAGAAGAAGACCATCCTCTCTGTTGACGACATACTGGCACTCATCGGTGATCACTGCCATGGTGTCATCGGCCAG CTAACAGAGGACTGGGGGGAAGTGCTCTTCTCTGCGCTCAAGCGTGCCGGCGGGACAGCCTTCAGCAACATGGCCGTCGGTTACAACAACGTTGATGTCGATGCTGCCAACAGGAATGGCATCGCCATCGGCAACACGCCT GGTGTTCTTACCGAGACGACGGCGGAGCTGGCGGCGTCGCTGTCGGTGGCGGCTGCCCGGAGGATCGTTGAGGCCGACCAATTCATGAGGGCTGGCCTCTACGACGGATGGCTTCCGCACTT GTTTGTTGGGAACTTGCTCAAGGGGCAGACTGTTGGAGTGATCGGAGCTGGCCGCATCGGCTCAGCTTATGCAAGGATGATG ATTGAGGGGTTCAAGATGAACTTGATCTACTTCGATCTGTACCAGTCCACACGGCTCGAGAAATTCGTCACAG CGTATGGCCAGTTCCTGAAAGCCAATGGTGAGCAGCCTGTGACATGGAAGAGGGCCTCCAGCATGGAGGAAGTTCTCAGGGAGGCCGATGTG ATAAGCCTGCACCCAGTGCTGGACAAGACGACGTACCACCTGATAAACCCTGAGCGGCTGGCGATGATGAAGAAGGAGGCAGTGCTGGTGAACGCCAGCCGTGGCCCGGTGATCGACGAGGTTGCACTGGTGGAGCACCTGAGGGCGAATCCCATGTTCCGTGTTGGCCTCGATGTTTTTGAGGATGAGCCTTACATGAAGCCAGGGCTGGCTGAGATGAAGAATGCCGTCGTCGTGCCTCACATCGCATCTGCATCGAAG tggacgcgTGAAGGGATGGCGACGCTCGCTGCTCTGAACGTGCTT GGTAAGATCAAGGGGTACCCGGTGTGGGGGAACCCGAACGCGGTGGAGCCCTTCCTCGACGAGAAGGCGGCGCCGCCCCCTGCCTGCCCAAGCATCGTTAACGCCAAGCAACTCG GCCTGCCATCTTCCAAGCTTTAG
- the LOC119319133 gene encoding SKP1-like protein 1 yields the protein MAAAGDAGEKKMITLKSSDGEEFEVEEAVAMESQTIRHMIEDDCADNGIPLPNVNSKILSKVIEYCNKHVQAKPADGAAAAAGASDAAAPAAPAEDLKNWDAEFVKVDQATLFDLILAANYLNIKGLLDLTCQTVADMIKGKTPEEIRKTFNIKNDFTPEEEEEIRRENQWAFE from the exons ATGGCGGCCGCGGGAGACGCCGGCGAGAAGAAGATGATCACGCTCAAGAGCTCGGACGGCGAGGAGTTCGAGGTGGAGGAGGCGGTGGCCATGGAGTCGCAGACGATCCGCCACATGATCGAGGACGACTGCGCCGACAACGGCATCCCGCTCCCCAACGTCAACTCCAAGATCCTCTCCAAGGTCATCGAGTACTGCAACAAGCACGTCCAGGCCAAGCCCGCCGACGGGGCCGCGGCCGCCGCCGGAGCCTcggacgccgccgcccccgccgctccCGCGGAGGACCTCAAGAACTGGGACGCCGAGTTCGTCAAGGTCGACCAGGCCACCCTCTTCGACCTCATCCTG GCTGCCAACTACCTGAACATCAAGGGGCTTTTGGACCTAACCTGTCAGACTGTTGCCGACATGATCAAGGGCAAGACCCCGGAGGAGATCcgcaagaccttcaacatcaagaaCGACTTTacgcccgaggaggaggaggagatccgCAGGGAGAACCAGTGGGCCTTTGAGTAG